From Candoia aspera isolate rCanAsp1 chromosome 4, rCanAsp1.hap2, whole genome shotgun sequence, a single genomic window includes:
- the LOC134497104 gene encoding olfactory receptor 6X1-like yields MANVTLVTEFILVGFPQLHELMMVFYSVVLLMYLLSLLGNSLIITVVLMEPMLHTPMYFFLLNFSIAEICSTSAEVPQMLTNIILGKNTICFACCMAQFFTVFAMGAVEFLMLSIMSFDRYVAICKPLLYKTVMTHQFSLHLALLAWTGGFLIVFSQAVVIWTFPYCGDNFIDHFFCDVGPLLKLACADTTLIELIGLIYGATIMWGSFGLSLISYMYIIVAIIRISSATGRSKAFFTCASHLSVLIIFYTADMFMYLRPSTHGDTQLNKVISLVRTSFIPMLNPFIYTIRNSEFKRALGKTLRWRWVI; encoded by the coding sequence ATGGCCAatgtaactttggtcactgagTTTATTCTTGTGGGATTTCCACAATTACATGAACTGATGATGGTGTTTTATTCCGTAGTTCTACTGATGTATCTTCTATCACTTCTGGGGAACAGCTTAATCATCACTGTGGTTCTCATGGAACCCATGCTCCACAcaccaatgtacttcttcctcctcaACTTCTCCATTGCTGAGATCTGCTCCACATCAGCAGAAGTCCCCCAAATGCTGACCAATATCATCCTGGGCAAAAATACCATCTGCTTTGCATGTTGCATGGCACAGTTTTTCACTGTCTTTGCAATGGGAGCTGTTGAATTCCTTATGCTCTCTATCATGTCTTTTGATCGCTATGTGGCCATTTGTAAACCTTTACTCTATAAAACAGTCATGACCCATCAATTCAGTCTTCACTTAGCTTTGTTGGCTTGGACTGGTGGGTTCCTAATTGTCTTTTCTCAGGCAGTAGTCATATGGACATTCCCTTATTGTGGAGACAACTTCATTGACCACTTCTTTTGTGATGTGGGACCTCTTCTGAAATTGGCTTGTGCTGATACAACTCTGATAGAGCTAATTGGTCTCATCTATGGTGCCACTATCATGTGGGGATCCTTTGGTCTTTCCCTGATATCATACATGTACATTATAGTTGCTATAATTCGGATCTCTTCTGCCACAGGGCGTTCCAAAGCCTTTTTCACCTGTGCCTCCCACCTCTCTGTTCTAATCATCTTTTACACAGCTGACATGTTTATGTACTTGAGGCCTTCAACCCATGGTGACACCCAACTCAATAAAGTGATATCTCTTGTGCGCACAAGTTTTATTCCAATGTTAAACCCTTTCATCTACACAATCCGGAACAGTGAATTCAAGAGAGCTCTAGGGAAAACACTGAGATGGAGGTGGGTTATCTAG
- the LOC134497105 gene encoding olfactory receptor 6X1-like has product MESSNMSRVTEFILLGIPFLYDLHQVFFVVGLFMYLVTILGNGFILIIVAIEPRLQIPMYIFLSNLAFLEICYTTTVVPKLLQTLIQTKTTIGFHRCLAQGFFHFCFGSTELFILTAMAFDRYLAICKPLQYPIIMSKHVCIQMSLATWYAAFVVIFFHYFIVWTLPFCGSNIIDHFFCDIGPLLNLACADTHLIESLRLLTAFLVVIMTLLLMIVSYIFIIVTILRIPSAVGRRKAFSTCTSHLVVVSILYSALAFMYVRPNIQSSSRLTRTVAVLNTTLTPMLNPFIYTIRNAEVKKAVQNVIHKRKGTLK; this is encoded by the coding sequence ATGGAGTCTAGCAATATGTCCAGAGTGACTGAATTTATCCTACTGGGGATTCCTTTTCTGTATGACCTTCACCAAGTCTTCTTTGTGGTGGGTTTATTCATGTACCTTGTAACCATCCTGGGGAATGGATTCATCCTCATCATTGTAGCAATTGAGCCAAGGCTTCAGATACCCATGTACATCTTCCTGAGCAACCTGGCTTTCCTGGAGATCTGCTATACCACAACTGTTGTACCCAAATTGCTACAGACACTTATTCAAACAAAGACCACCATTGGTTTCCACCGCTGCCTGGCCCAAggatttttccatttctgctttggcAGTACCGAGCTCTTCATCCTCACAGCTATGGCCTTTGACCGCTATCTGGCCATCTGCAAGCCCCTTCAGTATCCCATCATTATGTCCAAGCATGTGTGCATTCAAATGTCTTTGGCCACTTGGTATGCTGCATTTGTGGTtatcttttttcattattttattgtttggacATTGCCATTCTGTGGGTCTAATATTATtgaccatttcttctgtgatattGGTCCTCTTCTGAACCTTGCCTGTGCTGATACCCATCTCATTGAATCTCTCAGACTGTTGACAGCCTTTTTAGTTGTTATTATGACCTTGCTCCTCATGATTGTGTCCTACATTTTCATCATTGTCACCATCCTGCGCATTCCCTCTGCTGTAGGGCGGAGGAAGGCCTTTTCCACCTGCACATCTCACCTGGTGGTAGTGTCCATATTATACAGTGCTCTTGCCTTCATGTACGTGAGGCCCAACATCCAGTCCTCATCCCGCTTGACAAGGACTGTGGCAGTCCTCAACACCACCCTTACCCCAATGCTGAATCCTTTCATATACACAATCCGGAATGCCGAGGTCAAAAAGGCTGTCCAGAATGTAATCCATAAAAGGAAAGGAACCTTAAAGTGA
- the LOC134497106 gene encoding olfactory receptor 6X1-like, with the protein MANVSLVTEFILVGFPQLHELTMVFYSAVLLMYLLSLLGHSLIITVVLMEPMLHTPMYYFLLNFSIAEICSTSAEVPKMLTNIILGKNTICFACCMAQVFTVFAMGAVEFLMLSIMSFDRYVAICKPLLYKTVMTHQFSLHLALVAWTGGFLIVFSQAVVVWTYPYCGDNIIDHFFCDIGPLLKLACADTSVMELIGLIYGATFMWGSFSLSLISYMYIIAALIRISSATGWSKAFFTCASHLTVVTIFYTADLFMYLRPSTHGDTRLNKVVSLVRTSLIPMLNPFIYTIRNSEFKIALAKTMRWKLVL; encoded by the coding sequence ATGGCCAATGTATCTTTGGTCACTGAGTTTATTCTTGTGGGATTTCCACAGTTACATGAACTGACGATGGTGTTTTATTCCGCAGTTCTACTGATGTATCTTCTATCACTTCTGGGGCACAGCTTAATCATCACTGTGGTGCTCATGGAACCCATGCTCCACACACCAATGTACTACTTCCTCCTCAACTTCTCCATTGCTGAGATCTGCTCCACATCAGCAGAAGTCCCCAAAATGCTGACCAATATCATCTTGGGCAAAAATACCATCTGCTTTGCATGTTGCATGGCGCAGGTTTTCACTGTCTTTGCAATGGGAGCTGTTGAATTCCTTATGCTctcaatcatgtcttttgatcgCTATGTAGCTATTTGCAAACCTTTACTCTATAAAACGGTCATGACCCATCAATTCAGTCTTCACTTAGCTTTGGTGGCTTGGACCGGTGGGTTCCTAATTGTCTTCTCTCAGGCAGTAGTAGTTTGGACATACCCTTATTGTGGAGACAACATCATTGACCACTTCTTTTGTGATATCGGACCCCTTCTGAAATTGGCTTGTGCCGATACAAGTGTGATGGAACTAATTGGTCTCATCTATGGTGCCACTTTCATGTGGGGATCCTTCAGTCTTTCTCTGATATCATACATGTACATTATAGCTGCCCTAATTCGGATCTCTTCTGCCACTGGATGGTCCAAAGCCTTTTTCACCTGTGCCTCCCACCTCACTGTAGTAACTATCTTCTACACAGCTGACTTGTTTATGTACTTGAGGCCTTCAACCCATGGTGACACTCGACTCAATAAAGTGGTATCTCTAGTGCGGACAAGTTTGATACCCATGTTAAACCCTTTCATCTACACAATCCGCAACAGTGAATTCAAGATAGCTCTAGCAAAAACAATGAGATGGAAGCTGGTTCTCTAG
- the LOC134497107 gene encoding olfactory receptor 6X1-like codes for MESSNMSRVTEFILLGIPFLYDLHQVFFVVGLFMYLVTILGNGFILIIVAIEPRLQIPMYIFLSNLAFLEICYTTTVVPKLLQTLIQTKTTIGFHRCLAQGFFHFCFGSTELFILTAMAFDRYLAICKPLQYPIIMSKHVCIQMSLATWYAAFVVIFFHYFIVWTLPFCGSNIIDHFFCDIGPLLNLACADTHLIESLRLLTAFLVVIMTLLLMIVSYIFIIVTILRIPSAVGRRKAFSTCTSHLVVVSILYSALAFMYVRPNIQSSSRLTRTVAVLNTTLTPMLNPFIYTIRNAEVKKAVQNVIHKRKGTLK; via the coding sequence ATGGAGTCTAGCAATATGTCCAGAGTGACTGAATTTATCCTACTGGGGATTCCTTTTCTGTATGACCTTCACCAAGTCTTCTTTGTGGTGGGTTTATTCATGTACCTTGTAACCATCCTGGGGAATGGATTCATCCTCATCATTGTAGCAATTGAGCCAAGGCTTCAGATACCCATGTACATCTTCCTGAGCAACCTGGCTTTCCTGGAGATCTGCTATACCACAACTGTTGTACCCAAATTGCTACAGACACTTATTCAAACAAAGACCACCATTGGTTTCCACCGCTGCCTGGCCCAAggatttttccatttctgctttggcAGTACCGAGCTCTTCATCCTCACAGCTATGGCCTTTGACCGCTATCTGGCCATCTGCAAGCCTCTTCAGTATCCAATCATTATGTCCAAGCATGTGTGCATTCAAATGTCTTTGGCCACTTGGTATGCTGCGTTTGTGGTtatcttttttcattattttattgtttggacATTGCCATTCTGTGGGTCTAATATTATtgaccatttcttctgtgatattGGTCCTCTTCTGAACCTTGCCTGTGCTGATACCCATCTCATTGAATCTCTCAGACTGTTGACAGCCTTTTTAGTTGTTATTATGACCTTGCTCCTCATGATTGTGTCCTACATTTTCATCATTGTCACCATCCTGCGCATTCCCTCTGCTGTAGGGCGGAGGAAGGCCTTTTCCACCTGCACATCTCACCTGGTGGTAGTGTCCATATTATACAGTGCTCTTGCCTTCATGTACGTGAGGCCCAACATCCAGTCCTCATCCCGCTTGACAAGGACTGTGGCAGTCCTGAACACCACCCTTACCCCAATGCTGAATCCTTTCATATACACAATCCGGAATGCCGAGGTCAAAAAGGCTGTCCAGAATGTAATCCATAAAAGGAAAGGAACCTTAAAGTGA